DNA from Yamadazyma tenuis chromosome 5, complete sequence:
CCATGCACCCATACTAGGCACTCTACTCTACTTTTCAGAATCTTATCCATACACTATAAATCGTAAACCCTAGTCAGTACCAGTACTGCTAGGCTGCGTAGGAGACCCTGGCCCCATCATCCCTGAAACCCCATTCGAACCACTGTTCTTTCTACGACCCCCACGATTGTGAAGATTGGGGTTGCCGTAAATAATCGATGTGGTACCATTGGCATTCAACTTGTAATGGGTCTTGAGATGCTGGGCCAAATTGTCTGACCTACTAAATTGTTTTTCACAGTACTTGCAGTGGAAAGGCCGAATATTCGAATGTACTGATCTTATGTGCCGTTTGAGATGCTCCGACCGCTTGAACTGCTTGTTACACTCGGGACAAGGGAATGGCTTGCCGGTCTCATCGTCCCCACTGCCCACGCCAACACCGGCACTGCCAGGCTGTTGGCTTGAGCTTTTTGAGGTTGATTCTCTGGAGTTTCGGTCTGTTGGAGACAAACTCACCTCGAGGTCGTGATCCAACTCGTGGACATCCATGCTGAAGAGTGACGCCTTGAACTCAGTTAGAGTGGCGTTTGAGTTGGTAGACTTACgtctctttctcttttcaatTGCAGGAGTGACGGGAGCAGGTGACGCGTTGACCGACTGAATCGAATTGCGTCGCTTGGACAAGGTGCTGgtgttcttgatgatccCGGTGGGGTTGATGACAATCTCATTGTTTCCATTACTACCCAAGTCgttgttgttcaaccaCATTTTAATGGCATTAAAACACTCATTgttcatcttgaagtccATGTCCAAATTTCTTTGGGTATACTGGCTGAAAAAAGTGGACAAGTTGGgcgacgacgacgacgaagGGAGCACATACTCACGTCGTTCGTCCGGGTGCATGCCGGTGTCGGCAATGGGAGGGTCGAAGGTTAGCGTTTCTTCGTGGTCCATACTCTTTCGCTTGTTCTTACGGGACACGCCGGCACCGGTACCGGGAACAACTGCAGTAGCGCCTTGCACACTGGCAGTGCTGATGGCAGCCGGTTTGACGTTTTTAATGGTGAACAACTGCTTGGGGTTAATGGTCCGATCGTCATGGTCGTCTTTAGCGTGGTAGATAAATTCGGGACTCGGCGACTTGGAGCTATCCTGGCTGATATTCTGTAAAGACAATAAGTTCAACTTATCGGGGAGACTAAAGCTCTGGGACTTGACATGTGACTTGAAGCCGGTTAAGTGGGTATAATCATAGTAGTTGTCGGGATGATTCATGGCGGGGGCAGCGGTGGCGGCGGCATTGTAGTGGTAATTGGCGTAGTGGGCATCGTTGGGCGAG
Protein-coding regions in this window:
- the MSN4 gene encoding zf-C2H2 Zinc finger, C2H2 type (EggNog:ENOG503P2JR; COG:K), whose product is MSNVLEDPQLDLNISSNISNDHVSLLDPALEYLDDSTYDGGLADYNDNGNYTHSNISNTSNTSNTTPEFSSPNDAHYANYHYNAAATAAPAMNHPDNYYDYTHLTGFKSHVKSQSFSLPDKLNLLSLQNISQDSSKSPSPEFIYHAKDDHDDRTINPKQLFTIKNVKPAAISTASVQGATAVVPGTGAGVSRKNKRKSMDHEETLTFDPPIADTGMHPDERREYVLPSSSSSPNLSTFFSQYTQRNLDMDFKMNNECFNAIKMWLNNNDLGSNGNNEIVINPTGIIKNTSTLSKRRNSIQSVNASPAPVTPAIEKRKRRKSTNSNATLTEFKASLFSMDVHELDHDLEVSLSPTDRNSRESTSKSSSQQPGSAGVGVGSGDDETGKPFPCPECNKQFKRSEHLKRHIRSVHSNIRPFHCKYCEKQFSRSDNLAQHLKTHYKLNANGTTSIIYGNPNLHNRGGRRKNSGSNGVSGMMGPGSPTQPSSTGTD